A DNA window from Engystomops pustulosus chromosome 6, aEngPut4.maternal, whole genome shotgun sequence contains the following coding sequences:
- the LOC140064514 gene encoding nuclear factor 7, ovary-like isoform X2, with product MDAATRDHHPIVPQQDHETKSDGLAKPTRVKVEKSKPQVSKLTKSNLRYELMQMQMVLSLKVAEIYNNITTIQENLELNQSSLGKSFCDFHRLLETDEEIRMENSKKQEDQVIQKVEVQTLQLVHLMEKIQRAKTKDQLNALEKNLKKLERPEEELDIGEPPVQRRISKQMMNIVKPVPEEIRFDPESAHPNLALSPDFKQVRFENTPKMLKTSSQCFEPGLYVLGTPGFKSGRHYWEVNVGYKSNWIIGVVKESVERKGIWELNQTNGYWVLRKQWDHLYYAIGNTCEMITYNYFPLRIGVCLDLFKNHVIFYDADTTKIIHQLSFPCVKEMMCPFFCPGFLVREDDWCPLAICT from the exons ATGGATGCAGCTACACGGGACCATCATCCCATAGTTCCACAGCAGGATCATGAG ACAAAGAGTGATGGACTTGCTAAACCAACAAGAGTCAAAGTTGAAAAGTCAAAACCACAGGTATCCAAACTAACGAAAAGTAATTTGAGATACGAACTTATGCAAATGCAGATGGTTTTATCGCTAAAAGTTGCTGAAATTTACAACAATATTACTACAATTCAAGAGAACCTTGAACTGAATCAGTCATCTCTCGGTAAAAGCTTTTGTGACTTTCATCGATTACTAGAAACAGATGAAGAAATAAGGATGGAAAATAGTAAGAAACAAGAAGACCAGGTCATACAAAAGGTTGAAGTGCAAACCTTACAACTAGTCCACCTTATGGAGAAAATACAAAGAGCAAAAACAAAGGATCAACTAAATGCTCTtgaaaagaatttgaaaaaactGGAGAGACCTGAGGAGGAACTGGATATAGGTGAGCCTCCTGTACAGCGCCGAATTTCAAAACAGATGATGAATATAGTAAAACCAGTACCAGAAGAGATACGGTTTGATCCTGAAAGTGCTCATCCAAACCTTGCCTTGTCCCCGGACTTCAAGCAAGTGAGATTTGAGAACActccaaaaatgttaaaaacatcttCACAGTGTTTCGAGCCAGGGTTATATGTTTTGGGGACACCAGGATTTAAGTCTGGACGACACTACTGGGAAGTAAATGTAGGCTATAAAAGTAACTGGATTATAGGCGTGGTTAAGGAGTCAGTGGAACGCAAAGGAATATGGGAGTTGAATCAAACAAATGGCTATTGGGTTCTACGTAAACAATGGGACCATTTGTATTACGCCATCGGTAACACATGTGAGATGATAACATATAACTATTTTCCTTTGAGGATTGGAGTCTGCTTGGATTTATTTAAAAATCACGTAATCTTTTATGATGCTGACACTACAAAAATTATTCATCAATTatcttttccttgtgttaaagaaATGATGTGTCCATTTTTTTGTCCTGGATTTCTTGTGAGGGAGGATGACTGGTGCCCACTTGCTATATGTACTTAG
- the LOC140064514 gene encoding E3 ubiquitin-protein ligase TRIM21-like isoform X1, which produces MDAATRDHHPIVPQQDHEADSKFNMACSVTTEEDAPTGPPQGSQPDDPQQNEKEKSPSSPLLQEDEEAQVFHRKKHLEEVAWKLFEDYEKKLHTTCFIGDLQREKIKKSYHHLHQHLIKEEETHKANEKGLVETSIKNLEGKVQSLSSMSTSITDILVLLEKEELVIDTETLQKFRNRLEELSRFNVTLNIHTSPFLIQEWRGIKHIVKPMAKSLYFEPKSANPYLSVSPNCKQVRYSCHPQPKSNNDFFEPGLYVIALPGFQSGQHYWEVDVGHKSNWIIGIMKDVVPKKGPHNLNISGGFLVVRKEDDNVYYGCDLSPLKLMDSPMRIGVYVSVSRGYIAFYDADTTKLIFQKSECFFAGTLFPFFCPGVPLREEDLYPLSLCY; this is translated from the exons ATGGATGCAGCTACACGGGACCATCATCCCATAGTTCCACAGCAGGATCATGAG GCTGACAGCAAGTTCAACATGGCATGCAGCGTCACCACTGAAGAAGATGCACCCACTGGACCACCTCAAGGAAGTCAACCAGATGATCCACAGCAGAATGAAAAAGAGAAG AGTCCATCAAGCCCTCTCCTACAAGAAGATGAAGAGGCTCAAGTTTTTCACAGAAAGAAACACTTGGAGGAGGTGGCATGGAAACTGTTTGAAGActatgaaaaaaaattgcacacaACTTGTTTCATTGGGGATCTTCagagggaaaaaataaaaaaatcctatCATCACCTCCACCAGCATCTGATAAAGGAAGAAGAAACACATAAAGCCAATGAAAAAGGTCTGGTAGAAACATCTATTAAGAATCTGGAAGGAAAAGTTCAGTCTTTGTCAAGCATGTCTACCAGTATTACTGATATTTTGGTACTGCTGGAAAAAGAAGAATTGGTAATAGACACAGAAACTTTGCAGAAATTCAGAAATCGCCTGGAAGAGTTGTCCAGATTCAATGTAACATTAAATATTCACACTTCACCTTTCCTGATCCAGGAATGGAGAGGTATAAAGCATATTGTAAAACCAATGGCAAAATCACTGTACTTCGAGCCCAAAAGTGCAAATCCTTACCTCTCCGTATCACCCAATTGTAAACAGGTGAGGTACTCGTGTCATCCCCAACCTAAAAGCAACAATGACTTCTTTGAACCAGGCCTTTATGTAATAGCACTGCCAGGGTTTCAGAGTGGTCAACATTACTGGGAGGTAGATGTGGGCCATAAAAGCAACTGGATAATCGGTATTATGAAAGATGTAGTGCCAAAAAAGGGACCCCACAATCTGAACATCAGCGGTGGCTTTTTAGTGGTGCGGAAGGAAGACGACAATGTGTATTATGGATGTGACCTCTCACCCCTGAAACTTATGGACTCACCTATGAGAATCGGTGTGTATGTAAGCGTTTCTCGTGGTTACATAGCGTTTTATGATGCAGATACCACTAAGTTGATTTTTCAGAAGTCTGAATGCTTCTTTGCCGGAACACTTTTTCCCTTCTTTTGCCCTGGAGTTCCTTTAAGAGAAGAAGACTTATATCCACTATCTCTTTGTTATTAA